The DNA region gtcacagacgatgttgaaacatttctaaatgatgccccagctgaaCTCCTGGACAAAATTAGTGAGAGTGagtccactcaagctgaacctgaagctgatcaagtaaataagggaccctctatcagaattcagaaggatcatcctaaagatctcattataggatACCCAAATAAAagggtcaccactagatcaagagaagtgatctcacatgcttgttttgtgtccaagattggGCCTAAGAATGTTAAATAATCTTTAattgatgaattttggatcaatgccatacaggaagagttaggccaattcaagagaaatgaagtatgggaattggttccaagacctgaaggaataagtgttattggaacaaagtgggtttacaagaataaatctgatgaaaaaggtgtggttactagaaataaagcaagattggtagcacaaggatacactcaaattgaaggagttgactttgatgaaacattttcccctgtAGCTCGTCTAGAGCTCATTATTATTGCTAGGAGTAGCATGTATTATGAAGTctaaactattccaaatggatgtgaaaagtgccttcttaaatcGCTACTTGAATGAGGAATTATATGTTGAACAATCAAAGGGATTCACAGACCgaaatcttccaaagcatgtgtaaaagttgaggaaagctctttatgggttgaaacaagctcctagagcttgatatgagagactcacagtgtttctcattgacaatggatacagaaagggaggcattgataagactttatttgtcaaagatgaaggaggaaagctcatggttGCTCAGATCTAtatggatgatattgtgtttggtgggatttcaagtaaaatggttcaacattttgttgagcaaatgcaatctgaatttgaaatgagccttgttagagaactaacctattttcttggcctgcaagtcaagcagatggaagattctacctttctatctcaaagtaaatatgccaagaAAATTGTTAAGAAGTTTagcatggagaatgcaagccacaagaggacaccttctcctactcatctgaaagtgtctaaagatgaaaatggtgtcaaTGTGGATCAAAGTCTCCATAGAAGCATGATAGAGAGTCTACTATATCttacagcaagcagacctgacattgcttttgttgtaggtgtatgtgctagatatcaagctgaaccaaaggcgagccatataaaccaagtgaaaaggaccctgaaatatgtcaatggcacttgTGACTACGGGATGttatacactcatggatctgaatatgtgttgtctggatattgtgaagctgattgggctggaagtgctgatgataggaaaagcacatcaggaggatgcttcttcttggggaacaatttaatatcatggtttagtaagaagcaaaattgtgtttctctgtctactgttgaagctgaatacatagtagctggaagtagttgttctcaactggtgtggatgaaacaaatgctgactgaatacaatgtctcacaagatgtcatgacattatactgtgacaacctgagtgccataaacatctcaaagaatcctattcagcacagcaggaccAAACACATATATATacgtcaccattttattagagaacttgtggaggataagattgtagtcttagagcatgttgctactgagatgcagttagctgatatttttacaaaggctttggatgcaaatcagtttgaagtcctgagaggaaaattagggatttgcatttatgaagacttgtagcaattaatatggagtggaaaaagTAAGCAAATTAGTGTCTATGTGGCTAAAATAAAGCGCCCccattatggtaaatcatcaccctgttttggaaataccatctattcCGTCTTCACACGCTACCCTCATAACCTCACTACCTACTCCAACTCTTCCATCTTCCCGCTCCTTCTTCACAAACCTCTACTATGGCAACTGTATTTTTTCTAGAAAAACTCTAAAACGTCACAACATCAAGACACATTTGCTTCTAAAAATACTAAGTCTACTCAAAAGGTTAGTGCTCCTCCCATGGGCATTCCCGATGATGAGATTCTGGATGTTGTTCCTCTCTCTGTTATTTCTTGCAAGGCCATTTATTTGAACCAACCCATTGTTGCCTCAGCTTCTTCATGCTCCAATCAAGGTAACTCCTCTAGTATTCCCTCTAGTTCAACTCCTGCCACTAATTCTAAGGAAGATATATACCACACTGATCGTGTtataagaaacctagtcactagaatccttaatgaaggacactctatgaagggagtttctactcccctttatcaaatgtacccctctcctgaggttggacaACATAGTGGTAAGGATGACGATTCCTCAAGTTCTGAGAAGGACTTGGCTGCTGAAGGGTTGTGCTCTCTATGGCAAACCGTGTCTGAAAAAGGAAAATTTGTGGCATCTAAAACTGCCAACGCTTCCCACTCTGAGAAGCACGATGTGATTGATCTAGAGGATGGTAGCTCTGATGATCAAGAGGAAAGCTTACTTCATCACCTTAAGCCAAGTGTGGCTAAACACATGAAGACTCGCAAAGGAAGATCTGTAGCTAAACTTATCTCAGCTAGAAAATCTAAGAAGACTGCTGGTATTggtccctccaaatcttggagcaaggttGAAGTGAAGAAGAGGAACATCAGAGATGATTCTGAGTCTGAAgaggatgttgaggaagatgtctCTAACATCTCGCTTGTGAAGAAAACCATTGTTAGGAAGTCTCCTGGTAAAGTCCATGTTGTTCGTTTGGATAACATCTCCTTCCATCTTGAGGATGGAGCTACGaagtggaaatttgtgattcaGAGAGGGTGGCTGTGGAAAGGGAGTTGGGAAGAGATCTTGTTGATgtcaaggaggtcatggacctgataaAAGCTGCTGGGCTGTTGAAGACTGTTGATGGGTTCTCTCAATGCTATGAAGGTTTAGTGAAGGAATTTATTGTTAACATTTCTGAGGACATTTCTGATAAGAATAGCAAGGAATTTTGCAAGGTGTATGTGAGGGGTAAGTGTATATCATTTTCTCCTACTATTATTAATAATTTTCTAGACAGATATAATAAGGGTGCTGGAGAACTAGAAGTTACAAACAATCAGGTCTATAGGGAGATCACAGCTAGGCAAGTGAACGTTTGGCCTATTAAAAAGCATTTTCCTTCTGGGAAGTTGACTGTTAAGTATGCTATCTTGCACAAAATAGGAGTTGCTAATTGAGTCATTACCAACCATATCTCCACCATTGCTAATACCCTTGGAAGGTTTATTTTTGCTGTTGGAACAAAAGTAAAATTTGACTATGCTAGATTTATATTTGAACAAATCATCAAGCATGTATCTACTAATGCAGTTAAGCTGCCTATTGCCttttgtagcacctcaaatttgcacctaccattttgtacattcattttcatattaggtcattaacataacatagtccactgcataatattgcattgtcctttgcccaagtgcaagtcaccagacaagattaggtcaattggttaggaggatcagtcaagcaagcaagcatgtgcaattCCTATTAaggcaaagccctagggttggttcatcaagttcacatgattcaaggatcattttgaagtggtttggccaaggattggatgatcaaagctcaacagtcaagctggattacatctgaaaccctagaaagtcaactatggtcaactgtgccagaattcatggatttgaaggtgggagttggtttgaaaggcttcattcatgtccatacaagtctcatttgacatttcaaagatcaagattgaagaatttgaggtcagatgaaaagtttccaaaaatagtaagtgacctgtaattggaaactgcccaaaatggaaaggtcttctcctcaaatttacattatcatacaagcttcaaatgaaattttgtccaacatgaaagttgaatatcttgctctcacctttccaaaaagtccaagaacatccatttctcatgtgtggttggcaagttatgattaaatcattgtcaagaatttttgaacttcaaggaggcataactcttgaaccatttggccaatttgagtgattcttttttgagcaaactccatttgacatgctttatcataatccatcatcacatttcatcaaaaatcatcacataaagagtccatttttcaagtgacttgaatttaaaaagggagagttaaaaaagtgactttcaaaatATGCATTTGCCACACTTTTAAGCTTCACATTTGGTCTTAAATCAACATTTGGGATATGCTTGAGCtgaatttcgtgcactgtagcaatCATACATGAACATGAAGGTTACTTTGGCCATTTAacatgaaaatgcattttcactaatcatttTCATTTTGGCTAAGCTTGATTAAGGAATTGATTAAACAACACATATAAATacttaatcataacagaaaatgaCATTAACATTCATTTCTAACAAATCTAGATCAAGAATTTCacaattctctcaatttttcatcttcattttttCTGCAAATCTTCATAGAACTTGCATTGATCTTTGTTGTTCCAACATACACAAGCCTATTGGAGTTGAATTGAAGCTAGGAATCATCACTGTTGAGCCAAATCGAGGACTGTAGCAAGAAGCTTCATCAATGGCATTTTGAAATTGGAGCAAGATTCGAGGCAATTGAGCTAAAGTCTTTCATTCATTCATCTATTGGAGCATTAAGGAACTTCTGTTTCGCGATTACAAGTGCTGAAAACATCAAATCAAGATCTGCACTTCACacaaggttggaattcgaattCTATGATTGTTGAAATTAGGTTATGGCTTAGGTAGATCTTCTATTGTAGAGCATGCTGAAACTTGTAGTTTTGAATTTCATTGCGAATCGAATGAGATATCTGGATTTGAATCTTTGATGCCAAAACTTTCTTGGATCGATTCGTTTAACATGAttagaattaggtcaaattaCTGTTAGATTATTGATGTGCATGATGAGATCTTTCTAATGGTATGCGTTTTGTTGAATTTGATGAACATTTGTTTATGAGCTGGGTTTGAGCGGATGAACATGCGATGAACTTCATAGAAAATTTTCCAGAATGCTGTAGATCCATATTCCCGTGTTTTTGCATGTTTTCAGTGTTTGTTTGCCATGAAGCCACTCATACGCTGCCAGGTGGAttagtgaaacggcgcgtttcacttGAAACGCGCCAGATTTGAATATGGAGGAGGTTCGATCCTCAGCTCCGGCGTTTTTCCCTTTAGGCTTTGGTATTTTCTCCATGCCATGCTATCATGTTCATGCTCCTTGtttcacatttttttattttctttccacattcaataaatcataactcattcaatttttgtccaaataatttgagattttttccatgataATCCTTGTGATCTCTAGgattttttgatgatttttaatgaaaTTGTGCACATGTagatttctgttttggctaggaTTTATGTGAACATGTCCTTTGTTGCACCATACTTactcttttgatcatgaaatgatgatgcttaactggaaattcttgaaattttacatgtgtgttctagactcattcctggtcattttgatatgtggtttgtgatttttgagtttctggattgtgagatatgctatgatctttagaggtgtgacaatttgtgtcacatcaTTTCATGTCcaatttcttgattttatttttcatgcttattgaacttgaattgagctggatttttgcatgaggatacttatgaatgttgagtttgaatgtgaattttcctggaagttttgaatgcatttcctatttgtttgataatttctcccctgtttgaccaaatgtgaacttcttgtgagacatggttttatttgatttgtgaaattctggttgtttattggatggacttgaaacttggcatgtgtattgtagacatcttgaagtttgccatggctttgatttcattcatttatcatgcttggttgctgttttatgattgctggaagttgatgcatgttttgatgccttgtatgagcttgtttgaacttggcttgactttatgaatttgattgacttgattcccttggtccaaataacttgaaatttggtatgattgtcatgttatgaatgctgtttgacctagatttttttggggatttattgaaatgtttgtgagttgatttgagttgaatcattctgtttagttgtatgaggttctaaattgcatgttttgtactctttgccttatgaaatgatcttagtgaatgatatgaatgtgaaaccacttggatttgtttcttatttgattgatcttgatttttgataagtttcatgttctgttttgactttttgatcccattttgaccctagtcttgcactagtggtttgtgttctcacatttgagctttgtttcaggttaagagcacaattgcttatgcttgatgatgtgcactcaattggagttggtttattgcttgattatgactaactttgagtttgttttgtaggcattgagacttatgcttaggccttgtggcttgcacctttgtgcattgatgcttgttatctgtttgtgctgtggatTTGTATTTGTctgtttgctttgtgtttgtctggtatactgattatgttggattgatttcaggtaccttagttgctataagttcccttgtgaacttgtgtttgctttgcttgctagcttgagcactgaggtataatgatctcttctccatgtagtctggaagacctggcatgttacttggccaggcacctgtctgaagtcctccttaagaggcaatgtttgtgcttgtttatttttgtccccaagcaggaaaagacctttgttaaggcaattggcagacacaagaggtgtgtagtacacctcctgctattctgttgagtcgtcccttggctcacatcacatgttgatgccttgtggacattaacccaagatcagtcgagtcagtgtcataagtgtagaagggttcccactttctgaacccacacttcattgtctgaagctctcccaggccagggataagagctgtgaagtctcatcttcactcacctttcatcagcttcaccttgactctcaatgtcaaggttaagagctaacctcaccctgatacagtggcttgtttgtcgaggttgacatgacccctcgactaaagcctagccttgatgtttgagccccttgttggtgtgtttaattcatgctgtatgtgtttgtatggtgtgattgtatcccctaggtttgctagactccgcgtagtctcgtttgcatgtcaattaaggtagcacggttccttcgtataggacttcctttcttgcttgagctttcctaaaacacaaacaaacattatcccctcttaaggatacgtcaactccttctactacaggtgagtaagtctccaaaggtcgagcatccggtagattgcgtagtgacgtcgtccacttaaaaaatagaaaccaacaggaatagtttagccgaactacggcaactctgattctcatgtccagatgagatacgtaggcacgagatgcgatgtcttgtcgagtttgactaacgactaacactaattcttttctctcgccctcgttgcgattgagaccttccctttctcttgccctaattgcaatcgagacccttcttcttcctgtgttggtgttaggagatggatgtaagcccagcgattggcattccgtatcctcttgttgtgtgcttggagtccggtataagtccatcaagtggcatctggtttccagtgtgggtgtgtttggttcggaagctgatgtaagtccagcgattggcattcgggttccacgtttgcttgtgtctgttttgtttgtgtgcgtgagccgagctacggatgctctgattcttcttcgtccaagaagatacgtatgcataggatgcgacatcctagcgagcatgtgttttcccctagtccgaactactttgactctgatgtctatgcttgatagactaagtaggcccaggatgcgatatccagccgagtcagtctcgtttgttttcttgtgtctctttcagccagtatgtgtgatgttttgagcagtgttttagcaaccattttccttccttttgtgcgtggatcccgtcgagtacgacggatgcgtaggggtgctaataccttcccttcgcataaccgactcccgatcccattctctttggtcgcgagaccatgctttttccaggtttactctgagtgtttcctttccctcttttgggataaataacgcacggtggtggctctgttgtcttcgtttcccgccggtttttcgtgtaatgcgacagctggcgactctgctggggactaagagaagttgacctcttgctggtccatcttccctaagcgagtctctcctagcgctctctaggttaggattttggttgctatctgctgttatttattgcatgcatgattattatgttgtatatatgtgcatatctgtttgcatgcatcatactgtcattgagctgtcttctgtgcaggtggttcctctgtttggggtgggtgttctgagtggggctaaaacccaggcccgagtatacacctaggattagtgtggtctcgcgtttcctcacttgctgtatcagcatgttgttgcgacgtgtcaccacagtcggacgaggttcatttgagggagtccttccgtttggagttattccactcaggttggatGATCTCATatgagttgttgacttcggtgaccgttctttcccggatctttgattgagacgatcttaagagagctgcaacggcacacccgaaagggcaaacccgttgagtatctttgcccgattgtcgagaccattatccgccttaggatgacctgattagaatttacctgtgaggggagggttgattcttacagatgcatgttcttatggtgactttgttggtgactattggttgatcagagttctatttataagtcggatttatggatcgttatttttggacgccggaggtttgatcctggtattgatcggagggttccgtttatttcggatccctgggctgaatttgaggatgctcagatgtggatatggttcagttgacttgggttcagatgactttgggtttcagatgaagtTGTGACGccagagttcaagccgaagcttcgatcctgtgcCGCGTGATACTCAGCCGACCAGTCTTGGCTCCctcatttgcatcatagcatgtttattttcaaaaaaaaaatatgtataataatgcatgaaaaaaagTTAACCTGCATACACATCACGcacatcatacacatatcatcttgcataacaggtgttctcgTTCCCGACTTCTCACTCCGGTTCCTGTGTCAGGtaggatagctgatcgaagaccgcactggtattctaccagactcaatcaacagcgaagtatggatcaggttcagaacgagttggctgagatgagggcgaacatggcccaactcatgacgatgatgcaaggggttgctcagggtcaggaggagctccgagctttggttcagagacaagagacggttattcaggcgtctaaccgtggttcacctGCTGGTATTCCTGTGACAGAGAATGTTGTTGCTGCTCCCGTTCATGACTATGTTGTGGGAGATGAACTCAGGGGTATAAggatcaatggacagcctcttgctgcagagactgtcaatgttagggccacccgggctccggttcgtcatccagctcctattgtcgaccgacaagaggacatgttcacattgctgagtgaagatgatggGGATGTTGGtagagttgaggatagggatcgtaaagttgatgccctggccgagaaaatcagagcaatggagtgccagaattctcTTGGGTTCGACGtgaccaatatggggttggtcgaaggtttgagaatcccatacaaattcaaagcaccctcttTTGATAAGTACAACGacacttcttgccctcgcacccacgtgcaggcgtattatcggaaaatctctgcgtacaccgatgatgaaaagatgtggatgtactttttccaagatagtctatctggggcttctttggactggtacatggaattgaagagagattcgatccgatgctggagggatctggggGAAGCCTTCTTAAGGCaatataagcacaatatggatatggcaccgagccggactcagctgcagagtctttgccAGAAATCCGgtgaaagtttcaaggagtacgcccagaggtggcgtgagctggctgcgagagttcaaccccctatgctggaaagggagttgacgGACATGTTTATTGGCACACTTCAGGGTGTtttcatggaccgaatggggagttgcccatttggaagcttttctgatgtggtcat from Lathyrus oleraceus cultivar Zhongwan6 chromosome 1, CAAS_Psat_ZW6_1.0, whole genome shotgun sequence includes:
- the LOC127093726 gene encoding uncharacterized protein LOC127093726 yields the protein MYPSPEVGQHSGKDDDSSSSEKDLAAEGLCSLWQTVSEKGKFVASKTANASHSEKHDVIDLEDGSSDDQEESLLHHLKPSVAKHMKTRKGRSVAKLISARKSKKTAGIGPSKSWSKVEVKKRNIRDDSESEEDVEEDVSNISLVKKTIVRKSPERVAVERELGRDLVDVKEVMDLIKAAGLLKTVDGFSQCYEGLVKEFIVNISEDISDKNSKEFCKVYVRGKCISFSPTIINNFLDRYNKGAGELEVTNNQVYREITARQVNVWPIKKHFPSGKLTVKYAILHKIGVAN